CCTTTACCCTCTCCTCACTCTGTTCCTGCCTGGACTCTGTCCCTGCCTTTACTCTCTCGTCACTCGTTCCCTGCCTTTACCCTCTCCTCACTCTGTTCCTGCCTGGACTCTGTCCCTGCCTTTACTCTCTCGTCACTCGTTCCCTGCCTTTACCCTCTCTTCACTCTGTTCCTGCCTGGACTCTGTCCCTGCCTTTACTCTCTCGTCACTCGTTCCCTGCCTTTACCCTCTCCTCACTCTGTTCCTGTCTGGACTCTATCCCTGCCTTTGCTCTCCTTGCACTCTGTCGCTACCTAGACTGTCCCTGCCTGGGCTTTGTCCTTGCCTCTACTCTCTCCCCATTCTGTTGCTGCCTAGACTCTGACCCTGCCTTTACTCCTCCATACTCTGTTCCTGCCTGGACTCTGTCCCTGCCTTAAGTCTCTCCTCACTCGGTCCCGGCCTTTACTCTCACCCCTCTCTGTTCCTACCTATATTCTCTCCTTACTCTGTTCCTGCCTGGACTCTGTCCCTGCCTAACCCTGTCCCTAAACACTCTTTCATTGCCCTGTTCCTACCTAATCTCTGTCCCTGCATATACTCTGCTCTTGCTTTGCTCCTGCCTATACTCTCTCTGCTATCCTACTCTCTCCCATGCCTATACTGTCTCTAACTATACTCTTTTCCTGCCCTGTCCCCTTCTGTTCCTGTCCCTGTCTTCCTTTCCCTATTCTGTTGCTCTTTGTCTCTACCCTCTCTTCTCTGCCTACTTTGTCCCTGCCTAGTCTTACCTGCTTTGACCCTGCCTACTGCCTCCCTACTCTGCCGCTTTCTGCCCACTCCTTGCTTACTTTTTCCCCTGCTTTGACCCTGCCTGTACCCTCTTCATACTGTCTTTCCCTATACTCTTTCCCTGCCTGCTTTGTCTCTACCTACTCCCTTTTTATTCTTCCTTGTGTTTCCCTTTGGATCTTTTTGTGAGGCTGAGTTGACTCATAGCACTAAAAATAACAGTCTCTTCAAATGGAAGCTCTGGCCCAGTAGCTCAGTGACTCCTTTGCCCAGAAATCCCATTGAGTGCTCCAAACACGGGGCAGTTTCAGTCCAACTTTATTAATAATTTACATACCTTATGGAATTTATTAAACACTGGAAGATGTTGGTGATGAACAGAAAACTAATTCAAAAGTCTGCAATCATTCAGATTAGATGAAAAACTTGAATACTTAATCTGTTGAAAAACCAATACATATATTAAGCACCATTCCAGTGGGTTTTACTgcataaataaagacatttgaACAGCCTGAAATGATCATCTAATATGCTTTTTAAGAAGTAAAAACCAATCTACTCTGGTGCTTGACAAAAAATTATCAGTCCAAAATACTCCAGAATCACAGCTGTGACTattgatttatatatatatatgagaaAAATTGATTCaatataaaagtgaaaaaaatattctctTTCTGTCCTGTTagttacacatttaaaaatgatttacatACTCTTTAAAAGCCGTTAAAAATACAGAACATCACCAATACATAAtatacaaaaaatgcaaagacatGCTCCAGTTAAGCACATTTAGACATCATCATACATTATTTGTGCTCACATAGACAGAAAGGCTTGAAATGCAATAGGTACAGCTAAAGACAATACAACATAGTATTAGAAACCACACTTTAGGCAGACTTTGCTGTGTTTAGGGTTGTTGTATGGCTTGTAAAAGTTCCTGGATATAGTTTGATAACTTTGGTTTAAGGAGCCTGAGTCAGGTCACTGATGGGAAATTTGTTGCCCCAAGCTGCTGCCAGAAAGTTGTCTGGAAAAGGGGATTTAGTCACAGAAAGATAAAATCATAATTGGAGATGTAATCAAATTTTGAGGTAAATAACTGTAACAATTAACACATGTATCACAGTtcataaaacatctaaaataccCCCCTAATTCAACTGGTCCTTTGCTCTCATACTGACTTGCGTTCACTGATAGAGATTACATGATGTGTCCGGTTTCAGTGTGGTTTGGTTGCTGCAAATAGAAAACACATCATGGCTGTTTCAAGGTTGAGAAAAAGGcacaaaggtaaaaataaatctggcatcagtacaaaaacactggaaaGAGTGGAGAAAGATTTGGCGGTCCTGGCAGGTTGCTGATGTTCTTCTTTAATAGACCAATAGAAGAGGCTTGCTGGTACGGCTGGTTTGTGTGTTGTTGGCTTCAGCTCTTAAAGTCCTTGAGGAGTGTGCTTTAGCGGTTGCTCCTCATGGCCTCCTTGGCTGCCAGGATGAGCGGGGTGAGGCTGGAAAGAGGCTTCGCTAGCTTCAGGAATGGGTgctacagacagacacagatAAGCACATGTGAGGtatggatgtttttaaaggacattttttccAATCTAAACAGGTCAATTATATAAACAGCCTCTATAAATCCAATATTTAACAAGTGATGCCGTATTCAGCTGTTGTGCTCTGAGACAGTAGAAGAGCCTTCCATCTGAGCTGAAAACACTGAGACTTCTACTTGAACTTCGGTCCTTCCTTCCACTGTGTGTGTTGTATCTTTTAGAAAACTGTGGAAACATATTAACCAATATACCTGCTCATCTGTGCAGTCTCTCCTTTTTTGCACCTtgtatgttttgtgttgtttatattgcattttgatttatgattttgctacaaaatatttctgtgaagtttgtagcctttaatattttttactagCCTCTTAAAATTTTACATTAGCCTCTCAACATTTTCTAGCCTCTCAGGATTTTACTGGCCTCTTAATATTTTTACTAGCCTTTCCGTATTTTTATTAGCCCCTTAATATTTAACAAGCCTCTTAATAATTTTACTAGCCTCTCAATATTTTTCTAGGCTCCTGAAATTTTAATGGCCTCTTAATATTTTTACTCgcaattaaatattttaccaGCCTCTTAGCATTTTTATAAGCTTCCTTATATTTCTGTTATCCtcataacatttttaatagcctttgtagatattttttgtctcaaaatgtttttactaGCCTCTTGATATCTTTTACTAGTCAATTAATGTTATATAAGCGTCTTCAAATTTTTCAAGCCTCTATATTTTTTAGCCTTTCAATATTTGAACTAGCCTCttagcattttttaaagcttcttaGTCTTTCTGCTAGCCTCTTAATACTTTTTCTAGCCTCTAAATACTTTTACTAgccttttgatgttttttactagcctcttaatatttttactagcccttaatgtttttaaaattgtcttcttaattttttttactagcctctttatgtttttttagcCTTTTCATAATTGTTTTAGCCTCCCTCAATATTTTTACCAgcttctttatattttttaggctcttaatattttttttctaacctCTCAGCATGTCTTATAAGCTTCTTAGTGTTTCTGCTAGcttctttattattttactaATAATAATTTTCACTAGcctcttaatatttttatcagGCACTTAATATCTTTATTAGcccctttacatttttttttgcctctcattatttttattggCTCATTCTTTGTGTATAAgccttttaatatttttacaagcttttttttagatttgttattagctttttcatattttaactagCTCCTTAATAGCTTTATAAGCATCTTGTTTTTTCAATTGGCCTTTCAATATTTTAACTAGCCCCTTGcctctttatattttttaacttgcCTACTTATATTTTTACCAGGGTAAGGAGTTTAAGGTTAGTGTGAACTACTACCTAAATACCACtaaactgccacaatattattatatatattacatgataaaataattCATAACTACCAGGTTATTAATTTCTTCATATTACGGAGTTTCCACTTTGTAGAATGCCAACTTATTACTTGGTATTTACCACCTCATTCTTGAGAAATGATCAGATAATTATTACATTTATTACTATGAAATTACTAGTTAATTAGGGCCCACCTAAGTAAAGTGcaaccaaaatgtttttagaaTGAGCTAAATGCTAATAACTGTTAGTTGCAGCCATAACATGGGGTGTTTGTTTTGCATATTTCATGAGAGTGTAGGTAAGTAAGCCTTCTCTACCTGCAGCAGTTCTCTGCCCGATCCTCGTTTCTCTACGTCCATCTCCAGGCAGCGTGACAGGAAGTTCCTGAAGACAGGCGACAGCTTCTCTGGACTCTGCAGCTCAGGCGTCCCATTGGTGGCAATTAAATATAATGcctgaaaagaaaaagcaaagtCAGATGATACAGACACTGATAAATCTAGTTAGTTGAAGAAATTTAATATTTCTTTCAGAGTTAGACAGCACAATTGAAACTGCTCTGACTTCTGTGCATAAATGAGAAGTGACAGCTTTCTGAATTTTCTGTTTGATATGATGAAGAAAGTTCTCCAGGGAGAAAAGTTGCCTACTTCAGTCATGTTTGACTTCAGGAAATAATGATGATTTTaagaatatatttaataaagtaaaatgttCAAGAGAAAGTGTTCAAAAGATTGGCACTGAGAAGAGTATATGTGTAGATCACtttctgcatttaaatgtttaaaataatgagtATGTCAGGGACAATAAAGTCTGTAAATCTGTCCTTCAGTTCTTACACACTCACCCTGAGAGGGTTCTCATTAAGATATGGAGGCTCCCCCTCCACCATCTCTATGGCCATGATTCCTAAAGACCAAATGTCCACTTTAGGACCGTAAGCTTTCCTTGTCACCACCTCTGGAGCCATCCAGTACGGGGTCCCGACCATCGTGCTGCGcttgctctgctctggggtgaTCTGGGCACAGAAGCCGAagtcagctgtaaaaatagaaatgaataTATTCTCAGATTAATTCTAAAACAGTTCAGataaatacacacataaaagggttaaaatatgttGTGCTTCTCAGCCAGAAATGTCCTGAaagtgtgtgtggatgtgagCATGATTGCATCTGCTGCCCCTTACTGAGCTTGACTGATCCATCCATCCCAAGCAGAACGTTGTCGCTCTTGATGTCTCTGTGGATGACCTGGTTGGCGTGAAGAAACTCCAGAGCCTGCAGCACctggaggcagagaggagggaaggaTACGAATCTGAAGAGGCATGCACTGTACATGAGCGGGATACATATGCCTGCCCATTCCTTCACACGACTTGAAAGAGTCCACCAGGGAGACTTATGCTCACTGTGGGAGAAGTGGGTAAGGAGTAACTATCCAACATCACCACATCCTGTCAAGTGAGGTCATGGTAATGTGCTCAGGCTGGAGCTTTAAAGTATGCCTCGGGAGAACAAACCACTATTCCTAGTCTCTCATTCCTTCTGCTATCAGCCTGTTGAGAATAAACACTTAATTGCATTATCTTATTGTGTTTAACCACACAGTTGCTCATGCTACTTATTCTTCAGGTTatacatacatgcacacaccaTCAGAATGTAGTCATGCAATGTAACTTAATCTGTATGTTTCTGGCCCTTTGTGTTGTCTTTCCTTATAAGGCCACAAGAGGGTGCCAGAGCACCAGTATGCATTCCTGTCACTCATTTCTTGTCTGACATATTCCTGTCTGCAGTTTGATGGTAAATGCACATACCAGTGCATAAAAAAAGGAATATcctgaaaaagttcatttttttcccatgatttaattccagaagtgaaaaaaagaaattttgcaTGATATTCTATCTTTTGATATGCACCTGTTTGTTCAGGGCCAGTCTAACCATACATGcacaaataaaatgcaatgaAATGCGAGTTTAGCATTGCaagttttaaagcaattttgagactttttaaaggTAGATATTCATAAAAAGTGGCCTCAaatttttttgttagtttgcaTTAGCATgtaaatttaagttttaaagtAACTTTCCCCTTTGCAAGCTGCTTTACTGATGCAGGATCTGGTCAAAAATGAGCCTCAGGCTGACATTAGAGACACACAACAGTGTTTTGACAGTTAGCAAAAAGTTGTTGACCACATTTTAAACCCGAGTTAACTGAGAAAACTCTTACCTCTCTGCAGACCGCAGCGATCTGAGCCTCGTCCATGCACGTCTCCGTCACGACATCGGTCAAGGATCCGCCAGCCAGATACTCCATGACCACGAAAAGCTCGTCTCCTACCAGGAAACTAAACAACAACACAACTGTGAGGCTCTCTACTCACAGCTGGATGCATTTTGTTTGTATAGCTGTATGTGAAGTCAGTGTTACCTATCTACAAAGTTGACAATATTCGGGTTCTTCAGCTCCTTCATGACGAGGATCTCATTAATAATAAGCTCTTTCTTCGGCTGCTTCTGCAAGTTGATCTGTTTGATGGCAacctaaaaaacacaaaatcctGTAAATATCCTGCAGCAAATACCAGAAAGTTATCAAGGTGATCCCAAAGAATGGCAAATGTACTGGCTGACAAAATAATGGTTTAACTGGTttactttaaaaccattttcgGAATCTGTAAAGTTGCCAAGAGAGACACAGATAAATTCCGCACTAAAAGtcaagaagacaaaaaaaaaagttatgtagaccatgactgatttataaaatcgaatgaagggtaaaacatctgtGTACTCTTTACAGATAATGTACATTCCCCCTGAAGTCCAAGAGtaggtttttttgtcaaatctaTTGACACCCACCCTGcagtagtttaaaaaataaaaatagcagaCAGCAATAGTCAGTCTTTGTTCTGATGATCTTGTTTGCTATCGTTGGTAATAAAAATTGTTgattttagtctgtttcataaaaagcaaaaaaaaaaagcaaaaaaaagatgTCATAGAAATAATTTTGTACCAGTTCTTCAATTAAATGACagctttgacaaaaaatgttgatcATTTTCAAGGAGGAGTTAGAAAAGAAATCCCCAGATCAATattccatttattttcttgcttgAATATTTCATTTCTGACAAAGATGCCTAGTTATCTGGAGCATAGTATGGTCTTAGGGTAAGGTATGCAAACAGTCTTTTAAACCTCCTcataaagtaaaaacatttattattttaggaTGGTAGAGCCTTAAATAAAGTATCCTCACCTCTTGTCCTGTGGCAACATCTATTGCTGTGTAAACTGTTCCAGACGCCCTGAAGGTGAAAAACAGAAAGATGTCAAAAAAAGAgtcttttccaccatttttaccagtttttattaACTCACACCTGGTTCAGTATCGACTTTTAGTCAACTTGATACACACACATCATCAAATCTGGACTCACCCCTGGCCGATCTTGTCATAGCGAGTGTATTTCTTCTTTGGATCTCCAATACTGACAATAGTTCCTAGAAGTCCATAAGAAATTAGTTTAGTCAGCACTACTggagcaagaaaaaaaaaagatacactCCACCTGTACAAAATGATTTATGCTGTTAAACATACTTAGTTTCTCCATGATCTCCTCATCAGTCATCTTGCCtccttttttcttgtgtttgtcAGCCGCCTTAGAGGTTGCGTCTCCATCTGGAACTGGGATCGGATCTATCACTGACCTTGTGTACACctgagagaagaaaaagcaTTACTGCAATACTCTTAAAATACTTGATGTGAGGTGTACTTTTAATCTGAAATACTAATGATGACaactaaatgggcaaaacaatCTATTACAGTCCTGTTATCTTGACCCACCGATTTCGTGTGCTCGGGCCGCGGTGCCACGATTGGCGGCGGtgcatcatcgtcatcatcatcgtctCCATCCTTCCCACCCAGTGGGGAAGTCCCTGTACCTGGCTTGACctgcagcaacaacaacaatgtaTATATATTGTTATTACATTAGTTACATGTGACCATGTCAGTACCATAAATGGATATTAGCTAAAAAGGACAACAACTACTCACGGTTGGTGAATCTTTATCTGAAAGAGAGCAAGAATAGTGACAGAGATGTGAGACTTTTTATcacaaaaagaagcagaaatacaACTCAATTTCTTAAAAAGTTGCCTGTGaatgaaatttttcatttgatatgtttaatttgtgttattttaaatcTAATGTGGGTTTTTaatattccaaaaaaaaaatcaccacattatgtttctaataaAATTTTAAccaacatcccaacttttttggaaatcagGTTGTGATTTACTTTTCTTTAACAGCCTCTGGATTATGTGGTAATTGATAACATTGTTACAGTAGTATTCCAACACTGTATACTtgtaataaataaacacattttaagaaatataaaaacagaaataagtaaagggaaataaaaataaaaataaaaaacacagctaAAAGCATTACAATATTGAAGAGTATTGAAAATCCACTTTAGTTTCTGCATTGTTATCAAACATGTAGTTGttgcacatttaaaataaatggaaaaattttCAGCAGCATCTGTTGAAACTGACCTGATGAAACGCCGAGGTatttctgtttctcactggtggaGTCGTAGAATTTCAGAATATCGAGGACGGCCTGAGGATTCTGTTTCTGTTCTGATTTGCTGATGTTGGAGGTCTGCAGGAGACGGGCCCACTGCTCCGGCATGCCCTGGAAAAACAGAATatacattaaataaaaacacagcaaaaaacactgaaaaacatatACGACATCTCCATATAAAAAGGAATATAACGTAGTAGGTGTGAGCCAACACCAGAGTAAACTACATAACACAAGCTAGGCGGGTAGCTGTTGTCATGGCGATACATGATCCCTCACTATCACTGGGGTCAGCtgttaaattaattttacatgaagaaaagctttcagtgtctTTGCTCTTcctataataaagaaatgtccaattTTTGTAAAACATCTGCTACTTCTGCATAAACATTCAACTCTTCACTttccaccattgtttacaggtttgCAGTCATTTCAACTAAACCATaccatagctaccgcctctttCTCTTCACATGACAGTGATTGGTCCTGTTATTCTCTGACTTAGAACAAGTGTATCAGCTAAAATTGTTGCAAGATGAAGGGCATGGAATCTGGCTTATCCATCTTACAAGGTCATAGATCACTGGCCCCACCATTATAATCAATGGCTCGGATACAATTCTGTTGATTTCCATATAAAACCCCCTAATGTTTCTATACTCAAATAGATTTCCACCTGGTGCATAATAGGAATTGATCTAAAAAGGAATCCAATCCTAGTCTTGCAATAGATccccagtctttgcaaaatgtGAGTGAAAACTCTGCGATAATTGACAAATTGTCTTAAGATGTGAGAGGGTGtcagattttagtttttataaagttttatCAAAGTTTTCTAgtccctccaatgtggctggaaagtctctctctcctcttctcttcctctttgtAACTCTCAACTTTTCAGGTAATAttctttgctttaaatgttgatttttttttcatggctaATTATTTTTTCCTGGGAAAATGTTGCCTTGAAATCACTGCAACCATGTGATTTGCTGATAAGATACTGCTATTAACGAGGAGTagaacaggtatacctaatgaagtggctggtgagtgtattTAATAACAGTAATGCGAGACCCGTATTTAGTCAACAGGCTCAATTCTCAGTCTCCTTAGCCTGTCCCTAGTAATGCAAATTTAAGCACAACTTTCAGCCTTCTTATGcaagtaaatattttttaaaattcaacccTGTTTTTCTTCTCGTTTGGACTTAGACTGACTACTGAACAAGGGCGAACTAGGCACAATCTTAGTGATGGATTCAGAAAAAGCTGCACAATTACCGTGAACTCTCCAGTGACAGCGTCAAAACCAACATGGATGGTGTGTTCAAAGTCTGAAGGGGAGGAGATCTCAGGCCTGTCCTTGTCTTTGTCCTTCTTCCTGCCCCCTGCAAGTAAAGGTCAAGCATCAACATATTGATCATCTGCTGCATTTAATATGCTTTATTCCCACAAAAATGAGGAAGTTCCTCCAGCCCCCCACCTTTCTCAGAGGCAAACATAGAGATGATCTTGTTTCTGGACTTCTTCTCCTCCGGTACAGACGGCAGCGGCCGagagttgtgattggctgactgGGAGTCTTTGGTTCCTCCTCCTTGGCTGCTCATCCTGACAGGGGGGGCGGGGGGCTTGTCCTCACACACTCCGCTGTCACACATCTACACACTAACACCTGGAACacacaaataatgaaaatgcaCATGTGAAGACAAGTAATTCTGCTAAAACACTGGATCCCTgcttcttcctgtttttgtatttcacaaCAGTTAGCTTGAAAAGCTGCTGCAACCCATGTATACCCTAGCCTCCTCTACACAAGGtaacagagcagagaaaaacaatgaagaaaacTCACACAGACCTAAGAATCAATCCATGCCACAACCTGTGGAGCTGCTGTGAGTGCTGAGGAGAAGGGAACAGAGAGTGTGAACAGGAAGCAACGCTGAAAGGGCAAAGTGACGTGTTCAGTCTCGCTTACTGGTACGAATGAATGAGGAAGGAAAGGAGGcagcgagcgagagagagagagagagagagagagagagagagagggagggggtggCTAACACTGCATGAGAATTagaacaaagtaaaaaataaatcagtaaaagaTTTAGAGAGCTAAGTTAGGTGATGCAGAAGAAAGTCAAGTGCAATAGAGTGCTTTACTATCTCAAATTCATGCTTCAGAATTGTACAACACTACATCTCAGACTGAATGTTCTCCTGCTTCAAACTGACTaaactaattcaacagaggtccaggcAATGGGTGCTAGTAGTATCACTataagtgaaatggggatcacacGACTGCAGTGGATGTGTCTCGgatgattgtagtataaagacacctgtgcctggaaggtcTGATTAGtctaattagtattcctggctaccattacaccatgcaggcaaaagaacactccaagcagctcagagaaaaggttactgaaaagtagaagtcaggggatggatacaaaaaaacatgtCCAAGGCCCTGAACATGAAGTGGAAGGAACAtggcacatatgtaaatctgcctggatcaggctgtcctcacaaactgagtgagtgtgaAAGgcggagactagagagagagaccaccaagacacctagcAGCAGCTGAggtaggagagactctgcatacggcagaggttcttcaccagtcaaagctttatgggagagtggcaaagaaaaagccacagttaaagaaaattcagattaaatctggatgagatttcaccaaaagacatgtgggagactgcatggtcaagtggaagaaacttctttggtctgatgagacaaaaattgtgccttttggccatcagaaaagacacaaaacactgcacatcaccacaaacacaccatacccactgtggtggcagcatcatgctgtggggatgctcaaCCTTGATCTATCATGGTCAAACCTTTCACCTTGGCCTGACCTTTATATACTTTACTACTGTCAAACTGCTCCCTCAACAAGCTACTTTATTACCAATCAACAACATTTAGACTTCTTTGCTGTCAGCATCACATTGAAATCCTAACACCAGAAATATCACAGacttaaaaacacattgctCTGGCTTTTATTGTGGATGTTCTTTTCTTGGCTTATTTCAGAAAGACCATGTACTTGATACAGTTTACTTAATGAATCATTCTGCTGGTGTGTGCCTGTTGCTGAGTGAAATTCTGTTTTAGTGTCAGATAAATGAATGTCACATCCTTCTTTTCCTGAGGATGAAACCTTATTAGTGTAAATTTACAAAATAGTACATAATGCACATTAACTagagctgtcagcattaatgtatTAATCTTGGAAAAATTAatgtccataattagtgcatttggggtttttaaattgcaataatgaaagtttttcctctttttacagAAATGCGTCCGATACTGcctaaaatgcaggtattggtatcggccaTGTTAATTGCTAGCGCTGTAAACTTCTTCTTCACTGTTGAAAACACCGCATGCACGagctactgtttttagagcagcgaagaagaacaaAAGGACCCACTGctgcagcaaagaatggtggcttcatgacattttttctctgaatgtgatcgttaaaatgcatTCCAGACCCGTGCTGCCCTACAAGACAAGAAATAACACAGgttatcaaaaattaaataacttttgaaccataactTGTTACCTTTCACTTGTTTTTCcccttgaagctagccgttgtgccaGCATTGATGCTTCAGATGTATAGATGCCTTTAAATCCCTAGTGGCAGCTTTTTGagcgagcctggaactctgGTGACTTTTCgtgactttaatgattaaatccacaccagtaaacctgatactgaaagtcttttttccattttaacccaattatgatcatttattactgctagcttgaatgctaaccatAAATCATTTTCCTGTGGTTGATTTAAAGTCATAATCTTTTTTCAACCTGAAGCTacttttcttcaaaataaaaggaagtctgtatccaaacaggaggtCAATTactcttagtttaagacagtaaaaaTGCAATATAGGAAAAAATAGATTTGTATCTGGATTAACCATAGAAATTCTGGGAGTAACCATGGTTAATATTGCAACTGTTGACAGCTTCAgtattaacaaaaacaacagaagcatTTTGATTGGtccaaataaatgaattttacaGCCTAGCGATCCCAAAAt
This genomic window from Cheilinus undulatus linkage group 18, ASM1832078v1, whole genome shotgun sequence contains:
- the LOC121526605 gene encoding serine/threonine-protein kinase PAK 2-like yields the protein MCDSGVCEDKPPAPPVRMSSQGGGTKDSQSANHNSRPLPSVPEEKKSRNKIISMFASEKGGRKKDKDKDRPEISSPSDFEHTIHVGFDAVTGEFTGMPEQWARLLQTSNISKSEQKQNPQAVLDILKFYDSTSEKQKYLGVSSDKDSPTVKPGTGTSPLGGKDGDDDDDDDAPPPIVAPRPEHTKSVYTRSVIDPIPVPDGDATSKAADKHKKKGGKMTDEEIMEKLRTIVSIGDPKKKYTRYDKIGQGASGTVYTAIDVATGQEVAIKQINLQKQPKKELIINEILVMKELKNPNIVNFVDSFLVGDELFVVMEYLAGGSLTDVVTETCMDEAQIAAVCREVLQALEFLHANQVIHRDIKSDNVLLGMDGSVKLTDFGFCAQITPEQSKRSTMVGTPYWMAPEVVTRKAYGPKVDIWSLGIMAIEMVEGEPPYLNENPLRALYLIATNGTPELQSPEKLSPVFRNFLSRCLEMDVEKRGSGRELLQHPFLKLAKPLSSLTPLILAAKEAMRSNR